Proteins from a genomic interval of Geodermatophilus obscurus DSM 43160:
- a CDS encoding SgcJ/EcaC family oxidoreductase — MTSAHPYDAQIRALYAQFLDGWNRRSGAAVAAAFADDGDIIGYDGTHHHGRLAIAADFRQIFASHQTATYIAVIRSVRPVAPGVAVLLAHAGMIPPGDNDIHPRYHTVHTVIAVDEGAGRWRISLLQATPAAWHQHPEAREALTQELRGLLAPQ, encoded by the coding sequence GTGACGTCCGCGCACCCGTACGACGCCCAGATCCGTGCGCTCTACGCCCAGTTCCTCGACGGGTGGAACCGGCGCAGCGGCGCCGCGGTCGCAGCCGCCTTCGCCGACGACGGGGACATCATCGGGTACGACGGCACGCACCACCACGGGCGGCTGGCCATCGCCGCCGACTTCCGGCAGATCTTCGCCAGCCACCAGACGGCCACCTACATCGCGGTGATCCGGTCCGTGCGGCCGGTGGCGCCGGGCGTCGCGGTGCTGCTGGCCCACGCCGGGATGATCCCGCCCGGGGACAACGACATCCACCCGCGCTACCACACGGTCCACACGGTGATCGCGGTCGACGAGGGAGCCGGACGCTGGCGGATCTCCCTGCTCCAGGCCACTCCCGCGGCCTGGCACCAGCACCCCGAGGCCCGCGAGGCCCTGACCCAGGAGCTGCGGGGACTGCTCGCACCCCAGTGA
- a CDS encoding SIR2 family NAD-dependent protein deacylase, with amino-acid sequence MTLPGWLADARRVTVLTGAGISTDSGIPDYRGPDGVWTRDPDAEKLVTLSYYVADPDIRRRAWLMRRDTAPDARPNAGHRALVELERQGRLRALLTQNVDGLHQAAGSSPELVLELHGTVHAVECLACGDRTTMAEALARVDAGEPDPACRDCGGILKSATVSFGQALDPAVVEAAAEAATDCDVFLAVGTSLTVHPAAGLTDLAKQSGARVVVVNAEPTPYDFVADLVVRELIGTSLPRLLAP; translated from the coding sequence GTGACGCTCCCCGGCTGGCTGGCCGACGCCCGGCGGGTGACCGTGCTCACCGGCGCGGGCATCTCCACCGACAGCGGCATCCCCGACTACCGCGGGCCCGACGGCGTGTGGACCAGGGACCCGGACGCCGAGAAGCTCGTGACGCTGTCCTACTACGTGGCCGACCCCGACATCCGCCGCCGGGCGTGGCTGATGCGTCGCGACACCGCGCCCGACGCCCGCCCCAACGCCGGTCACCGGGCGCTGGTCGAACTGGAGCGGCAGGGCCGGCTGCGGGCGCTGCTCACCCAGAACGTCGACGGGCTGCACCAGGCGGCCGGGTCCTCGCCCGAGCTGGTGCTGGAGCTGCACGGCACGGTGCACGCCGTCGAGTGCCTGGCCTGCGGGGACCGGACGACGATGGCCGAGGCGCTCGCCCGCGTCGACGCCGGGGAACCGGACCCGGCCTGCCGGGACTGCGGTGGCATCCTCAAGTCCGCGACGGTCAGCTTCGGCCAGGCGCTCGACCCGGCGGTCGTCGAGGCCGCCGCGGAGGCGGCGACCGACTGCGACGTCTTCCTCGCCGTCGGCACCTCGCTGACCGTGCACCCGGCGGCCGGGCTGACCGACCTGGCCAAGCAGTCCGGTGCGCGGGTCGTGGTCGTCAACGCCGAGCCGACCCCCTACGATTTCGTCGCCGACCTGGTCGTGCGCGAGCTGATCGGGACGTCGCTGCCCCGGCTGCTGGCGCCGTGA
- a CDS encoding QacE family quaternary ammonium compound efflux SMR transporter, with protein sequence MSWLVLVLSGVLEAVWATALGRSEGFSRLVPSVVFGVALVLSMVGLAYAMRELPVGTAYAVWVGIGAVLTVAIAMVTGEETVSPVKLLLLAGIVGCVVGLKVLH encoded by the coding sequence GTGTCGTGGCTCGTGCTCGTCCTGTCCGGTGTGCTGGAGGCCGTGTGGGCCACCGCGCTGGGCCGTTCCGAGGGGTTCAGCCGCCTCGTCCCGTCGGTGGTGTTCGGCGTCGCCCTGGTCCTCAGCATGGTGGGGCTGGCCTACGCGATGCGCGAGCTGCCCGTCGGGACGGCGTACGCGGTGTGGGTGGGCATCGGCGCGGTGCTGACCGTCGCCATCGCCATGGTGACGGGCGAGGAGACCGTGTCCCCGGTGAAGCTGCTGCTGCTCGCCGGGATCGTCGGCTGCGTCGTGGGGCTCAAGGTCCTGCACTGA
- a CDS encoding aconitate hydratase, whose product MVASKDSFGARATLSVDGTDYDIYRLDAVEGSEKLPFSLKVLLENLLRTEDGADITADHVRAIANWDPNAEPDQEIQFTPARVVMQDFTGVPCIVDLATMREAMAEIGGDPQKINPLAPAELVIDHSVIADVFGTPESFERNVEIEYQRNGERYQFLRWGQGAFSDFKVVPPGTGIVHQVNIEHLARVVFPRQENDRVVAYPDTCVGTDSHTTMVNGLGVLGWGVGGIEAEAAMLGQPVSMLIPRVVGFKLTGELPDGATATDLVLTITEMLRQHGVVGKFVEFYGEGVSAVPLANRATIGNMSPEFGSTAAMFPIDQETITYLQLTGRSQEQVALVEAYAKEQGLWHDPSREPAFSEYLELDLATVVPSIAGPKRPQDRVAITEAKPAFRAALADYVQADQTGGDDRKPGVPAQEKPFGVESSVDEASAESFPASDPAAPSEHGNGAEGQPHHYDHAPVAERPSKRTKVVMEDGTETFVDHGHVVIAAITSCTNTSNPQVMIGAALLAKNAVERGLTSKPWVKTTLAPGSKVVMDYYEKAELTPYLEKLGFYLVGYGCTTCIGNSGPLPEPVSQAVNEADLAVVSVLSGNRNFEGRINPDVKMNYLASPPLVIAYALAGSMDVDLNNDPLGQDADGNDVFLRDIWPSPQEVQRVIDHAVSAEQFGRSYEDVFAGTEQWQNLPTPTGDTFAWDPESTYVRRPPYFEGMPAEPTPVQDITGARTLAVLGDSVTTDHISPAGSIKADSPAGQYLREHGVERRDFNSYGSRRGNHEVMIRGTFANIRLRNQLVPGTEGGVTKNHLTGETTSIYEASQAYQEQGIPLVVLAGKEYGSGSSRDWAAKGTALLGVKAVIAESYERIHRSNLIGMGVLPLQFPAGQDRASLGLTGDEEFTITGITALNDGETPRTVKVRAGDVEFDATVRIDTPGEANYYRNGGIMQYVLRSLRG is encoded by the coding sequence GTGGTAGCCAGCAAGGACAGCTTCGGAGCGCGGGCGACGCTGAGCGTCGACGGCACCGACTACGACATCTACCGGCTCGACGCGGTGGAGGGCTCCGAGAAGCTGCCCTTCAGCCTCAAGGTCCTCCTCGAGAACCTGCTCCGCACGGAGGACGGCGCGGACATCACCGCCGACCACGTCCGGGCGATCGCGAACTGGGACCCGAACGCCGAGCCCGACCAGGAGATCCAGTTCACCCCGGCCCGGGTGGTGATGCAGGACTTCACCGGCGTCCCGTGCATCGTCGACCTGGCCACCATGCGCGAGGCCATGGCCGAGATCGGCGGCGACCCGCAGAAGATCAACCCGCTGGCGCCCGCCGAGCTGGTCATCGACCACTCCGTCATCGCCGACGTCTTCGGCACGCCGGAGTCCTTCGAGCGCAACGTCGAGATCGAGTACCAGCGCAACGGCGAGCGCTACCAGTTCCTCCGCTGGGGCCAGGGCGCCTTCAGCGACTTCAAGGTCGTCCCCCCGGGCACCGGCATCGTCCACCAGGTCAACATCGAGCACCTGGCCCGCGTGGTCTTCCCGCGCCAGGAGAACGACCGCGTGGTCGCCTACCCCGACACCTGCGTGGGCACCGACTCGCACACCACGATGGTCAACGGCCTGGGCGTGCTGGGCTGGGGCGTCGGCGGCATCGAGGCCGAGGCGGCGATGCTCGGCCAGCCGGTGTCGATGCTCATCCCGCGGGTCGTGGGCTTCAAGCTCACCGGCGAGCTGCCCGACGGCGCCACCGCCACCGACCTGGTGCTCACCATCACCGAGATGCTGCGCCAGCACGGCGTGGTGGGGAAGTTCGTCGAGTTCTACGGCGAGGGCGTCTCGGCCGTACCGCTGGCCAACCGCGCCACGATCGGCAACATGAGCCCGGAGTTCGGCTCGACCGCGGCGATGTTCCCCATCGACCAGGAGACCATCACCTACCTGCAGCTGACCGGCCGCAGCCAGGAGCAGGTGGCGCTCGTCGAGGCCTACGCCAAGGAGCAGGGCCTCTGGCACGACCCGTCGCGCGAGCCGGCGTTCTCCGAGTACCTGGAGCTCGACCTCGCCACCGTCGTCCCGTCGATCGCCGGCCCCAAGCGGCCGCAGGACCGCGTCGCCATCACCGAGGCCAAGCCCGCCTTCCGCGCCGCGCTGGCCGACTACGTCCAGGCCGACCAGACCGGTGGCGACGACCGCAAGCCCGGCGTCCCTGCACAGGAGAAGCCGTTCGGCGTCGAGTCGTCGGTCGACGAGGCGTCGGCGGAGTCCTTCCCGGCCTCGGACCCGGCCGCCCCGTCCGAGCACGGCAACGGGGCCGAGGGACAGCCGCACCACTACGACCACGCCCCCGTGGCCGAGCGCCCCTCCAAGCGGACGAAGGTCGTCATGGAGGACGGCACCGAGACCTTCGTCGACCACGGCCACGTGGTGATCGCCGCGATCACCTCCTGCACCAACACCTCGAACCCGCAGGTCATGATCGGCGCGGCCCTGCTGGCCAAGAACGCCGTCGAGCGCGGCCTGACCAGCAAGCCGTGGGTGAAGACGACGCTGGCCCCCGGGTCCAAGGTCGTCATGGACTACTACGAGAAGGCCGAGCTCACCCCGTACCTGGAGAAGCTCGGCTTCTACCTGGTCGGCTACGGCTGCACCACCTGCATCGGCAACTCCGGCCCACTCCCCGAGCCGGTCAGCCAGGCGGTCAACGAGGCCGACCTCGCCGTCGTCTCGGTGCTGTCGGGCAACCGCAACTTCGAGGGCCGGATCAACCCCGACGTCAAGATGAACTACCTGGCGTCGCCGCCGTTGGTCATCGCCTACGCCCTGGCCGGCTCCATGGACGTCGACCTGAACAACGACCCCCTGGGCCAGGACGCCGACGGCAACGACGTCTTCCTGCGCGACATCTGGCCCTCGCCGCAGGAGGTCCAGCGGGTCATCGACCACGCCGTCTCCGCCGAGCAGTTCGGTCGCAGCTACGAGGACGTCTTCGCCGGCACCGAGCAGTGGCAGAACCTGCCCACGCCGACCGGTGACACCTTCGCCTGGGACCCGGAGAGCACCTACGTCCGGCGTCCCCCGTACTTCGAGGGCATGCCGGCCGAGCCGACCCCGGTGCAGGACATCACCGGCGCCCGCACCCTGGCCGTGCTCGGTGACTCGGTGACCACCGACCACATCTCGCCGGCCGGTTCGATCAAGGCCGACAGCCCGGCCGGGCAGTACCTGCGCGAGCACGGCGTGGAGCGGCGGGACTTCAACTCCTACGGCTCCCGGCGCGGGAACCACGAGGTGATGATCCGCGGCACCTTCGCCAACATCCGGCTGCGCAACCAGCTGGTGCCCGGCACCGAGGGTGGGGTCACCAAGAACCACCTGACGGGCGAGACCACGTCGATCTACGAGGCCTCGCAGGCCTACCAGGAGCAGGGCATCCCGCTGGTCGTGCTCGCCGGCAAGGAGTACGGCTCGGGCTCGTCGCGCGACTGGGCGGCCAAGGGGACGGCACTGCTGGGCGTGAAGGCGGTCATCGCCGAGAGCTACGAGCGGATCCACCGCTCCAACCTCATCGGCATGGGCGTGCTGCCGCTGCAGTTCCCGGCGGGCCAGGACCGGGCGTCCCTCGGCCTGACCGGCGACGAGGAGTTCACCATCACCGGGATCACCGCGCTCAACGACGGCGAGACGCCGCGCACGGTGAAGGTGCGGGCCGGGGACGTCGAGTTCGACGCCACCGTCCGGATCGACACCCCCGGCGAGGCGAACTACTACCGCAACGGCGGGATCATGCAGTACGTGCTGCGCTCGCTGCGCGGCTGA
- a CDS encoding SDR family oxidoreductase, translating into MDLGLGGRGYLVTGASRGLGFAAAQALVADGARVLVNARSAGAVDVAVAALGGAPTASGLAADLTDPDAAERLVAAALDRLGRVDGALLSVGGPEPGTVLDTAEDAWRDGVESVLLGPLRLVRALVPHLGEGAAIGFVLSTSARSPLPGLAVSNGLRPGLAMTAKQLADELAPRGIRVVGLLPGTFATELVVGREDASGDPARARSDAEAGIPLGRVGEPAEFGRVAAFLLSPAASYVTGTSVAVDGGRLRTP; encoded by the coding sequence ATGGACCTGGGCCTGGGCGGCCGCGGATACCTGGTCACCGGCGCGAGCCGGGGGTTGGGGTTCGCGGCGGCCCAGGCCCTGGTCGCCGACGGGGCGCGCGTGCTGGTCAACGCGCGTTCGGCGGGGGCCGTGGACGTCGCCGTCGCCGCGCTGGGCGGAGCGCCGACGGCGTCCGGCCTCGCCGCCGACCTCACCGACCCCGACGCCGCGGAGCGCCTCGTCGCGGCCGCCCTCGACCGCCTCGGCCGGGTGGACGGCGCGCTGCTCAGCGTCGGCGGCCCGGAGCCGGGCACCGTGCTGGACACCGCCGAGGACGCCTGGCGGGACGGCGTGGAGAGCGTGCTGCTCGGCCCGCTCCGGCTGGTCCGGGCGCTGGTTCCCCATCTCGGCGAGGGCGCGGCGATCGGCTTCGTGCTCTCCACCTCCGCCCGCTCCCCGCTGCCGGGACTGGCCGTCTCCAACGGCCTGCGCCCCGGCCTGGCGATGACCGCCAAGCAGCTGGCCGACGAGCTGGCCCCCCGCGGGATCAGGGTGGTCGGGCTGCTGCCGGGCACCTTCGCCACCGAGCTGGTCGTCGGGCGCGAGGACGCCTCCGGCGACCCGGCGCGCGCCCGCTCCGACGCCGAGGCCGGCATCCCGCTGGGCCGGGTCGGCGAGCCCGCCGAGTTCGGCCGGGTGGCCGCCTTCCTGCTCTCCCCCGCCGCCTCCTACGTCACCGGTACCAGCGTCGCCGTCGACGGTGGCCGGCTGAGGACGCCGTGA
- a CDS encoding AMP-binding protein, protein MRVPLTTRDFLDRAELVYGDRVGIVDEPNQPAPSLGELTYREIARRGRALQAGLDALGVGEGERIAVVSHNAGRLLECLLSLPSSGRVVVPVNFRLQPDEVSYIVGHSGARVLFVDPELEASLKRVEAEHRFSTGEEYEQLLRFDTEPVPWSEPDEDATATINYTSGTTARPKGVQMTHRNEWVNAVTFAMHMQLSDRDVYMHTLPMFHCNGWGLPYSTAGVGARQVVLRKVDGAEILRRVEQHGVTVMAGAPAVWNAVLDAAADWDGEVPGRDRVRIIVAGAPPPSKTIARVEAELGWEFNQIYGLTETAPLITINRPRAEYDDLEPEERAKRLSRAGVPALGTRLQVSDSGEILAQGNTVLAGYWQNPDASAEALEGGWFHTGDGGSIDDGGYLTISDRKKDVIITGGENVSSIEVEDAVFSHPAVAEVAVIGAPDEKWGEMVTAVVVVAEGQQVTAEEIVAHCRGRIAGYKIPKRVEFRDELARTATGKIQKFKLREAFWSDADRQVN, encoded by the coding sequence ATGCGCGTGCCCTTGACCACCCGAGACTTCCTCGACCGAGCCGAGCTGGTCTACGGCGACCGGGTCGGCATCGTGGACGAGCCGAACCAGCCCGCCCCCTCGCTCGGCGAGCTCACCTACCGGGAGATCGCCCGGCGCGGGCGGGCGCTGCAGGCCGGGCTGGACGCGCTCGGCGTGGGGGAGGGCGAGCGGATCGCCGTCGTCAGCCACAACGCCGGCCGGCTGCTGGAGTGCCTGCTGTCGCTGCCGTCGTCCGGGCGGGTCGTCGTCCCGGTGAACTTCCGGCTGCAGCCGGACGAGGTGAGCTACATCGTCGGGCACAGCGGCGCCCGGGTCCTCTTCGTCGACCCGGAGCTCGAGGCCTCGCTCAAGCGGGTGGAGGCCGAGCACCGGTTCAGCACCGGCGAGGAGTACGAGCAGCTGTTGCGCTTCGACACCGAGCCGGTGCCGTGGTCCGAGCCCGACGAGGACGCCACCGCCACGATCAACTACACCAGCGGGACGACGGCGCGGCCCAAGGGCGTGCAGATGACCCACCGCAACGAGTGGGTCAACGCGGTCACCTTCGCCATGCACATGCAGCTCAGCGACCGCGACGTCTACATGCACACGCTGCCGATGTTCCACTGCAACGGCTGGGGCCTGCCCTACAGCACGGCCGGCGTCGGCGCCCGCCAGGTGGTGCTGCGCAAGGTCGACGGCGCGGAGATCCTGCGGCGGGTCGAGCAGCACGGCGTGACCGTCATGGCCGGGGCGCCGGCGGTGTGGAACGCCGTCCTGGACGCCGCGGCCGACTGGGACGGCGAGGTCCCCGGCCGGGACCGGGTGCGGATCATCGTGGCCGGCGCGCCGCCGCCGTCGAAGACGATCGCGCGGGTCGAGGCCGAGCTGGGCTGGGAGTTCAACCAGATCTACGGCCTCACCGAGACCGCGCCGCTGATCACCATCAACCGGCCGCGCGCCGAGTACGACGACCTGGAGCCGGAGGAGCGGGCCAAGCGGCTCTCACGCGCCGGGGTGCCGGCGCTGGGCACCCGGCTGCAGGTCAGCGACTCCGGCGAGATCCTCGCCCAGGGCAACACGGTGCTGGCCGGCTACTGGCAGAACCCCGACGCCTCGGCCGAGGCCCTCGAAGGGGGCTGGTTCCACACCGGGGACGGCGGCAGCATCGACGACGGCGGCTACCTCACCATCTCCGACCGCAAGAAGGACGTGATCATCACCGGCGGTGAGAACGTCTCGTCGATCGAGGTCGAGGACGCCGTCTTCAGCCACCCGGCGGTCGCGGAGGTCGCGGTCATCGGCGCCCCGGACGAGAAGTGGGGCGAGATGGTGACCGCCGTGGTGGTCGTCGCCGAGGGCCAGCAGGTCACCGCCGAGGAGATCGTCGCCCACTGCCGGGGCCGGATCGCCGGGTACAAGATCCCCAAGCGCGTGGAGTTCCGTGACGAGCTCGCCCGCACCGCCACCGGCAAGATCCAGAAGTTCAAGCTGCGCGAGGCCTTCTGGTCGGACGCCGACCGCCAGGTGAACTGA
- a CDS encoding sirohydrochlorin chelatase, protein MDTVTDAPVLVACAHGTRNPTGRRLIAELALVARDLRPGLVTTAAFVDVQPPTVADVVAGLADGGRPSVVVPLLLSGGYHVHVDIARAVREHDEARAARPLGPDPRLVAVLHDRLVAAGADPHDPATAVVLAAAGSSDPRSVADVDATAAALQGRWTGPVSTGYGSAAQPPVPDAVAAARAAGARQVVLAAYLLAPGHFHDKLGGAGADTVTAPLLPDDRIAAVLLDRYDAVVSAWST, encoded by the coding sequence ATGGACACCGTGACCGATGCGCCCGTGCTGGTGGCCTGCGCGCACGGCACCCGCAACCCCACCGGTCGGCGGCTGATCGCCGAACTGGCCCTCGTCGCGCGCGACCTGCGCCCCGGCCTGGTGACCACCGCCGCGTTCGTCGACGTGCAGCCGCCCACGGTGGCCGACGTCGTCGCGGGCCTGGCCGACGGCGGGCGCCCCTCGGTCGTCGTCCCGCTGCTGCTCTCCGGCGGCTACCACGTGCACGTGGACATCGCCCGGGCCGTGCGCGAGCACGACGAGGCCCGCGCCGCCCGACCGCTGGGCCCCGACCCCCGGCTGGTCGCCGTCCTGCACGACCGGCTGGTCGCCGCCGGCGCCGACCCGCACGACCCGGCCACGGCCGTGGTGCTCGCCGCCGCGGGCTCCAGCGACCCGCGCTCGGTCGCCGACGTCGACGCGACGGCGGCCGCGCTGCAGGGGCGCTGGACCGGCCCGGTGAGCACCGGCTACGGCTCCGCCGCGCAGCCGCCGGTGCCCGACGCGGTCGCCGCGGCCCGCGCCGCCGGCGCCCGGCAGGTCGTCCTCGCCGCCTACCTGCTGGCGCCGGGCCACTTCCACGACAAGCTCGGCGGGGCCGGCGCGGACACGGTCACCGCTCCGCTGCTGCCCGACGACCGCATCGCCGCCGTCCTGCTCGACCGCTACGACGCCGTGGTCTCCGCCTGGTCCACCTGA
- a CDS encoding ABC transporter ATP-binding protein, which yields MDVSGPMTSMAAMRSFRRDPSVTARELPKGTVRRILGIARPYRRELTWFLLLVVGSSVIGVLTPLLAGQIVNRIASLEGTAADIVRIALFIAGLAVVDAGISLATRWFSARIGEGVIYDLRSRVFEHVQRMPVAFFTRTQTGALVSRLNNDVIGAQQAFTSTLSGVLSNVIGLVLTAAVMFSLSWQITVLSLVLVPVFVLPARRIGRRLQEITRESYGLNASMNASMTERFNVAGALLVKLFGRPEVEAEGFRGRAARVRDIGVLSAMYGRTFFTALTLVAALATALVYGLGGWLAFTGSLSPGDVVALALLLSRLYGPLTALSNVRVDVMSAMVSFDRVFEVLDLRPMIREEPDAVPVPADDRSIEFDSVSFSYPSAVDVSLPSLEDVSLPEHGGPTAVLHDVSFRVEPGQLVALVGHSGAGKSTIANLVPRLYDATSGTVRVGGVDVRRVTLASLRDTIGVVSQDAHLFHDTIRANLVYARPEATEDELWEALSGARIAGLVRSLPDGLDTVVGDRGYRMSGGEKQRLAIARVLLKAPGIVILDEATAHLDSESEVAVQHALDTALSGRTSLVIAHRLSTIRSADQILVVDGGRIVESGTHEELLALGGRYADLYRTQFTVGEGRTVGAA from the coding sequence ATGGACGTGAGCGGTCCCATGACCTCCATGGCGGCGATGCGGTCCTTCCGCCGCGACCCGTCGGTCACCGCGCGGGAGCTGCCCAAGGGCACGGTCCGGCGCATCCTCGGCATCGCCCGGCCCTACCGGCGCGAGCTGACCTGGTTCCTGCTGCTGGTCGTCGGCTCCTCGGTCATCGGCGTGCTCACCCCGCTGCTGGCCGGCCAGATCGTCAACCGCATTGCGAGCCTGGAGGGGACGGCGGCCGACATCGTCCGCATCGCGCTGTTCATCGCCGGCCTGGCGGTGGTCGACGCGGGCATCTCGCTGGCCACCCGCTGGTTCTCCGCGCGGATCGGCGAGGGCGTCATCTACGACCTGCGCAGCCGGGTGTTCGAGCACGTGCAGCGGATGCCGGTCGCCTTCTTCACCCGCACCCAGACCGGCGCGCTGGTCAGCCGGCTGAACAACGACGTCATCGGCGCCCAGCAGGCGTTCACCTCGACGCTGTCCGGGGTGCTCTCCAACGTGATCGGCCTGGTGCTCACCGCCGCGGTGATGTTCTCGCTCTCCTGGCAGATCACCGTCCTGTCGCTGGTGCTGGTGCCGGTGTTCGTGCTGCCCGCCCGGCGGATCGGCCGGCGGCTGCAGGAGATCACCCGGGAGTCCTACGGGCTCAACGCCTCGATGAACGCCTCGATGACCGAGCGGTTCAACGTCGCCGGCGCGCTGCTGGTCAAGCTGTTCGGCCGGCCCGAGGTGGAGGCCGAGGGCTTCCGCGGCCGGGCCGCGCGCGTGCGCGACATCGGCGTGCTGTCGGCCATGTACGGGCGCACCTTCTTCACCGCGCTGACCCTCGTCGCGGCGCTGGCCACCGCGCTGGTCTACGGCCTCGGCGGCTGGTTGGCCTTCACCGGGTCGCTGAGCCCCGGTGACGTCGTGGCGCTGGCGCTGCTGCTCTCCCGCCTGTACGGCCCGCTGACCGCGCTGTCCAACGTCCGGGTCGACGTGATGAGCGCGATGGTGAGCTTCGACCGGGTCTTCGAGGTGCTCGACCTGCGGCCGATGATCCGCGAGGAGCCCGACGCGGTCCCGGTGCCCGCCGACGACCGGTCGATCGAGTTCGACTCCGTGTCCTTCAGCTACCCGTCGGCCGTGGACGTCTCGCTACCGTCACTGGAGGACGTGTCGCTGCCGGAGCACGGCGGGCCGACGGCGGTGCTGCACGACGTCTCCTTCCGCGTCGAGCCCGGTCAGCTCGTCGCGCTGGTCGGGCACTCCGGCGCGGGCAAGTCGACGATCGCCAACCTCGTACCGCGGCTGTACGACGCGACCAGCGGCACGGTGCGCGTCGGCGGGGTCGACGTCCGGCGCGTCACCCTGGCCTCGCTGCGCGACACGATCGGTGTGGTCAGCCAGGACGCGCACCTGTTCCACGACACCATCCGCGCCAACCTGGTCTACGCCCGGCCGGAGGCCACCGAGGACGAGCTGTGGGAGGCGCTCTCCGGCGCCCGGATCGCCGGGCTGGTCCGGTCGCTGCCCGACGGCCTGGACACCGTGGTCGGCGACCGCGGCTACCGGATGTCCGGCGGCGAGAAGCAGCGACTGGCCATCGCCCGCGTGCTGCTCAAGGCGCCGGGCATCGTGATCCTCGACGAGGCCACCGCGCACCTGGACAGCGAGTCCGAGGTGGCGGTGCAGCACGCGCTGGACACCGCGCTGAGCGGCCGGACGTCGCTGGTCATCGCGCACCGGCTGTCCACGATCCGCAGCGCCGACCAGATCCTCGTGGTCGACGGCGGTCGCATCGTGGAGTCAGGCACACACGAGGAGTTGCTGGCGCTCGGCGGCCGGTACGCGGACCTCTACCGCACCCAGTTCACCGTCGGCGAGGGGCGGACGGTCGGCGCGGCGTGA
- a CDS encoding DUF1772 domain-containing protein: MTLLAVHLALTAAYAGFQWTVRALVYPQFALVPPADFPAYERRHQQRITWVVGPLFAGQGVTTLWLLADRPGGTPLPPVLLGAACLAVVLAVTAMGAVPLHRRLEEAWDDAAHRRLLRVDSVRGVVATAGTGAALWALLG; encoded by the coding sequence GTGACCCTGCTGGCCGTCCACCTGGCGCTGACCGCGGCCTACGCCGGCTTCCAGTGGACGGTGCGGGCGCTGGTCTACCCGCAGTTCGCGCTCGTCCCGCCGGCGGACTTCCCGGCCTACGAGCGCCGCCACCAGCAGCGGATCACCTGGGTGGTGGGCCCGCTGTTCGCCGGCCAGGGCGTCACGACGCTGTGGCTGCTCGCCGACCGGCCCGGAGGGACGCCGCTGCCGCCGGTCCTCCTGGGCGCCGCGTGCCTCGCCGTCGTCCTGGCGGTCACCGCGATGGGCGCCGTCCCGCTGCACCGCCGGCTGGAGGAGGCCTGGGACGACGCGGCGCACCGGAGGCTGCTGCGGGTCGACTCCGTGCGAGGGGTCGTCGCGACGGCGGGGACCGGCGCCGCACTCTGGGCACTGCTGGGCTGA